In the genome of Bradyrhizobium ottawaense, the window GCCCATCTTCGGCTCGAGCCAGGCGGCGCCGGGATGCGCGATCCTGGCGAGATCGGCGCGAATGCTCGCTTCGAGCTCTGTCAGTGCGCCACTCATGCCGCGAGCCAACCTCCGACGATGATGGCCGAGCGCCCTTGCGGTGGCATGTCAAATCTCCTCCCGGTGCTGCATCCACCAGGTGCTCATCGCCGCCGCAGACTCTGCGCAGCCGAACCGCGCGTGCCAGCCGAATTCGTCCGCCATCCGTGTAACCGAGAGCGGAGCGCGTTCCGGCCCTTGCAGTCTGATGAAGGTGCTCTCTCCGGGTGCCGCCAGCCGGCATTGCAAACCGGGATGCAACGCCGCAAAGGCCTCGCCCCATTGCAGCGCAGACCACGCCGCACCGCTGGAGATGTTGTAGAGCCGGTGGCGTGGCCGCTCTGCCTCGATCAGCACAGCGACGGCTTCGGCGGCGTCTACGGCATAAATCCAGTCCTTCACTCCTGGACCTGGCATGAGCGCCAGCCCGCAGCGAGCGAACTCGGCAAGGATCTGAAACTGAAGGCTCGGCGTATCCCGCACTTTGCCGATCCGCTCCCAAGGACCGAACACCGCGCTCAAACGCACGCTCAGGAAATCACCGCCAAAGAGCTCGGCGTGCCGCGCCACCGATCGTTCCGAGGTGAATTTGCTGATCGCGTAGAAGGAAATGGGATCGCACGGCGTTTCCTCGTCGAGGACCGGGTAACGGTGCCCCGCGGCACCATAGGCGGACGCCGAAGACAGATTGATCACGCGCCGAACGCCACGGCGGATCGCCGCGCTCAGGATCGGCATCTGAGCCATCACATTAATTTCGAGGATGTTCGAGGTCGTGGATCGCTCGAGCTGATCACCGGCCGTTATCGCAGCGCCAAGGACAATCGCATCGAAACGCTGTTTCAGAAGTACGTCGATCCTCTCGACGTCCGTGATCTCGCCCTGAACAAGGGTAAGCCGCTCCCGGTAGTCGACAAGGGATCGCTCCGCTCCCACCGGCAATTGCTTGCGGTCATACAGCGTCACCTCATGCCCGCGCGCGAGCAGCACCTCGGCGAGGTTGAGCCCGACAAAGCCGGTGCCGCCGAAGATGACGGTCCTCATCGCGCGCGATCCACCATCACAGCAGTTTTGCCCCGAAATTCCGTTCCGGGTCCATGTCGGCGACGAGACGGCCGGTGGGCTTGGCCGCCTTGCCGCCGCTGCGTGCCAGGAATTTTCCGCTGCCGGCATCGGCGAGGCACTTGTTGCCGTCGATGATGACCCGGCCGCGCGACAGCACGCTGACCGGCCAGCCCTTCAGCTTGCGGCCTGCAAACGGCGTGTAGCCGGCGAGGTCGTGCATCATCTCATCCGCGATCACGGTCTCGCGGTTGGGATCCCAGATCGCGATATCGGCGTCGGCACCGATCGCGATCGAGCCCTTGCGGGGGTGCAGATTGTAAATCTTGGCAGGCGCCGTGGAAGTCAGCTCGACGAACTTTTCCAGCCCCAGCCGCCCCCTCGACACCATCGCGTCGAACAGCAGCGGCAGCCGCAGCTCCAGCCCCGGCAGGCCGTTCGCGACTTGCTTGAAATTCGGATTGGGACCGGCCCGCAGCTTGCCGGTCTCGTCGTAACGATACGGCGCATGATCGGAGGAAATGGTCTGGAGATCGCCGAGCGCCAGCGCCTGCCACAGCGCCTCCTGGTCTGCATGCGTGCGCGGCGGCGGGCTGCACATCCACTTGGCGCCTTCCGCGCCGGGCTTGTCGAGATCGTTCGCGGTCAGGAACAGGTATTGCGGACAGGTCTCGGCGAAGACCTTCAGCCCCTGCCCGCGGGAGTCACGGATCACTCTGGCGCCTTCGGCGGTCGAGACGTGGAAGACCATGATCGGCTGATCGATCAGCGCGGCCATGCCGATCAGCCGCGTGAAGGCTTCGGCTTCGGAGACACGGGCATGACTGACGGCGTGGTATTTCGGCATCGTGTAGCCGCGCGCGAGCAGGCGCTTCACCACCCAGGCGATGATGCCGTGATTTTCGGCATGGGCGCACAGCATCGCGCCGGACTGGCGCGCGGCGAGCAGGATGTCGAGCAACGGCTCGTCGTCGACCTTGAGGCGGTCATAGGTCATGAAGATCTTGATCGAGGCGTGGCCCTGCTTCACCAGCGCGGGAATGTGCTCCTCGACCGTCTCCTTGGTCGCGTCCGCGATGATCATGTGAAAGGCGTAGTCGATCACGGCGCCCTTCTTCGCCAGCGCATGATAATCCTCCACCACCTGCGGCAGCTTCATGCCGACATGTTGGGCGGCGAACGGGATCACCGTCGTGGTGCCGCCAAAAGCGGCAGAGACAGTCGCGCTCTCGAACGTATCGGCGTTCATGATGCCGGCAGCGGACAGCTGCTCGATATGGGCGTGGCTGTCGACGCCGCCGGGCAGCACCAACTTGCCGCGCGCGTCGATCTCGCGCCTGGCCGCCGGAAGCCTGCGGCCGATCGCAGCGATGGTCTCGCCGGAGATGGCAACGTCGGCCTCGAACACGTCGGTGGTGGTGGCGACGCGTCCGCCGCGGATGATCAGGTCGTAGGTGGGTTCAGTCATGAGGCACTCCGTGATAGGCTTGGGCAAATGCTCTCCATTTCGCAGGAAGACCATCATGTCCCGGCCGCGCATTCTCGTCATCAATCCGAACTCCAACCCCGCGGTCACGCAGGGGCTGGAGGACGCCTTGAGGCCGCTCGGTTTGGAGGGTGGACCGGAACTGGTCTGCCAGACGCTGGCCGAAGGTCCGTTCGGCATTGAGAGCCAGGCCGATGTCGACGGCGTCGCGATGCCGCTGCGACGGCTGGTGGAAGGTGACAACAGCTCGGCTGCCTTCGTCATCGCCTGCTACAGCGATCCCGGTCTTCAGGTCTGCCGCGAAGGCACCGAACGGCCCGTGTTCGGCATTGCCGAGTGCGGCGTGCTGACGGCGCTCGCCCGCGCCGAAACGTTCGGCGTCATCGCCATCGCGCAGCGCTCGATCCCGCGTCACATGCGCTATCTCAGGCAGATGGGACTGACCGATCGCCTCGCCGGCGAGCGGCCGCTCAATATGAGCGTTGCGGAGACCGCTTCGGGCGAAGGCACGCTGGCGAGGATGATCGACGTCGGCCGCGCACTGCGCGACCAGGACGGCGCCCGCGCCATCGTGATGGGCTGTGCCGGCATGGCACGGCACCGTCGCCCGCTCGAAGACGCGCTGGGCATCCCCGTGATCGACCCGACACAGGCGGCCGTCAGCATGGCGCTGGGTACGGTGCAGTTCTCGGCTCACTAGGCGTCCTTCAGCTCTTTGGCATCCTGCCGCGCGCGCCATTGCGCATGGCTCTCGCGCGTCAGCGAAAAGACATCCCGCTGGGTGGTGTAGAGATTGCCAAACATGCGGCCGATCGGCCGGTAAGCGTCGAGATCGACATACATGTTGGCCTCGTCGACCAGGCCCTCGCGGGCGTGAATCCTGAGCACCTCGCCAACCAGCAACTCCCGGTCAGGCGAGAAAGTCAGCACCACATGGCGGCGGCATTCCAGCGCAAAGGGCGCAGCAGCGAGCCGCGGCACTTTCACATCGACTGAGGGAAGAATCGCAAGCCCGGTCGCAGCCACCTCGCTGTCGCCGGAGGGGAAATCGACCGCGCAATCGTTCATCGCGACCGACAGCGCCTCGTCCACCATGTGCACGACGAACTCGCCGTCGCGATGGATGTTGCGGGTGGTATCCTTCGGGCTGTGATCCGGCTTGTGCTGAAGACCGAGCACGATCAGCGCGGGGCTCTCGGAGAACACATTGAAGAAGCTGAACGGGGCCGCATTGACCGCCCCGTTCTCGTCCAACGTCGTCACCAGCGCGATCGGCCGCGGCACGATTACGCCGCAGAGCAGCTTGTAGCGATCGCGCGGATCAAGCTCGCGCAAGGAAATGCCATGATCCGACATCGGCGTCATTTCTGCGGCGGCGGCACCGCGCCGGTTTGGCTGGTGATCAGGCCGTAATGCTCGATCCGGCGATGCTGCGCGAAATTGAAGATCGTGGTCTTGCCGAAATTTGTGGCGTCGAGATCGCAGGGATGGACCAGAAGCTCGTCGTCCTCCGTCCTGGCTTCCGCGACGATCTCGCCGTTAGGATCGACGATCAGGCTGCCGCCGAACAGCGGATGGCCATCCTCATTGCCGGCCTTGGCCACCGCGACGACCCAGGTCGAATTCTGATAGGCGCCGGCCTGCACGGAGAGGCGGTTGTGAAACAGGCGCTTCTCGACGCCCTCCTCGATTCGCTCCGCATTGACGGAGGGCGTATTGTAGCCGATCAGCACCATCTCGACACCTTGCAGGCCCATGACGCGATAGGTCTCCGGCCAGCGCCGGTCGTTACAGATCGCCATGCCGATGATGCCACCCAGCTCGCGCCAGACGTTGAAGCCGAGATCGCCCGGCTCGAAATAGCGCTTCTCCAGATGCTGGTGCGAGCGCTTGGTGTCGTACTCCACATGGCCCGGCAGATGGACCTTGCGATATTTGCCAACGATCTTGCCAGACTTGTCTGTCAGGATCGCCGTGTTGAAGTGATGGCCGTCCGGCGTCAGCTCCGCATAGCCGAAGTTCATTGCCATCCGGTGCTGCGCCGCGCGCTCGAACAGCGGCTTCGTCGCCTCGTTCGGCATCTCGCGCTCGAACCAGATGTCGAACTCGGCGCGGTCCTCCGCGTACCAGCGCGGGAAGAACGTCGTCAGTGCCAGTTCCGGATAGACGATAAGGTCGGCGCCTTTGGCCTTGGCTTCGTCCATCAGCGCGATCATGCGCTTGACCACGGCCTCGCGGCTATCGGCCTTCTGGATCGGGCCCATCTGGGCGGCGGCAACATTGACGATACGCATCAGCGATTTCCCGGTGATCTCTTGGAGGAAGTGAAAGCTTCAACAAATTGCCGGCGCCTGCAACATAACGCGGCACCGCCGATGGTTTCCAGCCGGATGGGCTGGACGGCTTGCAAGGCGTGATCGGCGCTCATCGGTGCTCCTCGTCGGCAATATCGAGGCCATGGTCGAGCGCATCCAGAAGCTGGTCCGCCTCGCGGTCGGAAATGACGAGTGGCGGTGCCAGGAACAGCGAAACCTGCTCGCCGCTGGTTCCGATCACCGCGCCGGCTTCCAGCGCCCGCGTCGCGACGCGCGAGGCGATCGGATCTTCGGTAGTGTCGGCGCGCCAGGAGCGCCAGTCCGGTCCGTGCAGCTCCACCGTCCAGTGCAGCCCCTGCCCCGCCACGCGCTGCACGCTGGGGTGTTTCTGAGCGATCGCAAGCAAGCGGCGGCTGAACAGCTTCTCGAGGCTCTTCACATGCTCGAGAATATTGTCTTCGCTGACAACCTTCAGGTAGGCGCTGACGGCGGCCATGCTGATCGGATGGCCGCGCAAGGTGCCGTAATTCTGCCAGCTCGTGCCCTTCAATCGCTCGACGATCTCCTTCGACACCACGACTGCAGCGACGGCGGCGGCACCACCGCCAAGCGATTTTCCAAGCGTCACGATATCAGGACGGCTTTGCGCGCCCTGAAACGCGAACCAGCGCCCCGCGCGCCCTGCACCGGTGACGACCTCGTCCGCGATCCAGTATGATCCAGCCTCTCGCGCGCAGCGGGCGACTTCGTCCTGATAGGCGCCGTCGTAATAGATGCCGCCCTGGGTGTAGTCGATGATCGTCGCCGCGGTATCCGACAACAGACGCCTGGCGTCGGCCAGATATTCGCTCGGTGGCTTGCTGTTGGCCGGTCCACCGTAGATCGCGCCATCCGGCGCCGGCAGGATTCGCACCGGCGCCATCGGCGCCGGCAGCTTCGAGCCGCCTGCATGCACCGCGAGTCCGCCGTGCCATTGCGGCTGCACCGTCATGCTGCGCGACAGACCCGTGATGCCGTGATAGGCGCGCTCGCGCGTCGCCAGCGCGGAGCGCTGCGTCATGGCCTGGCAGAGCGACAGCGCCATGTCGTTAGCCTCGCTGCCGCTGATGCAGAAGCGCACCGCGCCGACCCAATCGTCCTCGCCCTTGAACGCAATGGCCATCAGATCGTCGGCGGCCTGCTCGCGACCGACCCAGGTCCAGCCCTCGTTGACCACGGGCGTGTCCGCCGCCCGGCGGATCGCCTCCACCATCGCGGGATGACGGTGACCGAGACCGCCGCCGGTGTTGCTGCCGTCGATGAGCTTGCGGCCGTCCGCAAGATGAAAATAGGCGCCCTCGCCGCCGACCACGGCCATGGGCGCGCTGTCGCCCGCGTTCAGCCCGGTTCGCAACAATCTGCTCATCGCAATCCCTTCACTCCGCAGCATCAGCGCCGTAGCCACCGCCGCCGCAAGTCTCGACGGTGACAAGATCGCC includes:
- the hydA gene encoding dihydropyrimidinase → MTEPTYDLIIRGGRVATTTDVFEADVAISGETIAAIGRRLPAARREIDARGKLVLPGGVDSHAHIEQLSAAGIMNADTFESATVSAAFGGTTTVIPFAAQHVGMKLPQVVEDYHALAKKGAVIDYAFHMIIADATKETVEEHIPALVKQGHASIKIFMTYDRLKVDDEPLLDILLAARQSGAMLCAHAENHGIIAWVVKRLLARGYTMPKYHAVSHARVSEAEAFTRLIGMAALIDQPIMVFHVSTAEGARVIRDSRGQGLKVFAETCPQYLFLTANDLDKPGAEGAKWMCSPPPRTHADQEALWQALALGDLQTISSDHAPYRYDETGKLRAGPNPNFKQVANGLPGLELRLPLLFDAMVSRGRLGLEKFVELTSTAPAKIYNLHPRKGSIAIGADADIAIWDPNRETVIADEMMHDLAGYTPFAGRKLKGWPVSVLSRGRVIIDGNKCLADAGSGKFLARSGGKAAKPTGRLVADMDPERNFGAKLL
- a CDS encoding aspartate/glutamate racemase family protein, with the protein product MSRPRILVINPNSNPAVTQGLEDALRPLGLEGGPELVCQTLAEGPFGIESQADVDGVAMPLRRLVEGDNSSAAFVIACYSDPGLQVCREGTERPVFGIAECGVLTALARAETFGVIAIAQRSIPRHMRYLRQMGLTDRLAGERPLNMSVAETASGEGTLARMIDVGRALRDQDGARAIVMGCAGMARHRRPLEDALGIPVIDPTQAAVSMALGTVQFSAH
- a CDS encoding N-carbamoyl-D-amino-acid hydrolase is translated as MRIVNVAAAQMGPIQKADSREAVVKRMIALMDEAKAKGADLIVYPELALTTFFPRWYAEDRAEFDIWFEREMPNEATKPLFERAAQHRMAMNFGYAELTPDGHHFNTAILTDKSGKIVGKYRKVHLPGHVEYDTKRSHQHLEKRYFEPGDLGFNVWRELGGIIGMAICNDRRWPETYRVMGLQGVEMVLIGYNTPSVNAERIEEGVEKRLFHNRLSVQAGAYQNSTWVVAVAKAGNEDGHPLFGGSLIVDPNGEIVAEARTEDDELLVHPCDLDATNFGKTTIFNFAQHRRIEHYGLITSQTGAVPPPQK
- a CDS encoding flavin reductase family protein, translated to MTPMSDHGISLRELDPRDRYKLLCGVIVPRPIALVTTLDENGAVNAAPFSFFNVFSESPALIVLGLQHKPDHSPKDTTRNIHRDGEFVVHMVDEALSVAMNDCAVDFPSGDSEVAATGLAILPSVDVKVPRLAAAPFALECRRHVVLTFSPDRELLVGEVLRIHAREGLVDEANMYVDLDAYRPIGRMFGNLYTTQRDVFSLTRESHAQWRARQDAKELKDA
- a CDS encoding aspartate aminotransferase family protein, encoding MSRLLRTGLNAGDSAPMAVVGGEGAYFHLADGRKLIDGSNTGGGLGHRHPAMVEAIRRAADTPVVNEGWTWVGREQAADDLMAIAFKGEDDWVGAVRFCISGSEANDMALSLCQAMTQRSALATRERAYHGITGLSRSMTVQPQWHGGLAVHAGGSKLPAPMAPVRILPAPDGAIYGGPANSKPPSEYLADARRLLSDTAATIIDYTQGGIYYDGAYQDEVARCAREAGSYWIADEVVTGAGRAGRWFAFQGAQSRPDIVTLGKSLGGGAAAVAAVVVSKEIVERLKGTSWQNYGTLRGHPISMAAVSAYLKVVSEDNILEHVKSLEKLFSRRLLAIAQKHPSVQRVAGQGLHWTVELHGPDWRSWRADTTEDPIASRVATRALEAGAVIGTSGEQVSLFLAPPLVISDREADQLLDALDHGLDIADEEHR
- a CDS encoding NAD-dependent epimerase/dehydratase family protein, with translation MRTVIFGGTGFVGLNLAEVLLARGHEVTLYDRKQLPVGAERSLVDYRERLTLVQGEITDVERIDVLLKQRFDAIVLGAAITAGDQLERSTTSNILEINVMAQMPILSAAIRRGVRRVINLSSASAYGAAGHRYPVLDEETPCDPISFYAISKFTSERSVARHAELFGGDFLSVRLSAVFGPWERIGKVRDTPSLQFQILAEFARCGLALMPGPGVKDWIYAVDAAEAVAVLIEAERPRHRLYNISSGAAWSALQWGEAFAALHPGLQCRLAAPGESTFIRLQGPERAPLSVTRMADEFGWHARFGCAESAAAMSTWWMQHREEI